The region CAGGGCCATGAGGCAGAGGTGTTTGTCCTTGAGCCACACCCCTTTGACCCCAGGATCATCCTGTCTGCTGGCCATGATGGGAATGTGTTCATCTGGGACCTGCTGCGAGGggcaaatacacaacattattTTAACATGGTATGCAGCACTGTCAGTATCTGGAGAGAAAAGAGCAGAACATTGCAGACAATAATCGTCAGAATTTGAATgttaacaacaaaataataaacattaagtATTAAAACGGTTTGGCAACAAAATGTTGACAATTTCTTTAGTTGGGCGATTAATACCATTGGACACACCTCTCACTTTACCTGCACAGCTTTGTGGCTGCTGGCTTTAATCAGGTTAAAAAACACCTGCACGATAAGTTGAATAATAGAGCAGGGGAAGCAGGAAATTAAGAAATTGAACCAATGAATAACTTCATGCttcaaacaggaaaaaaatggcTTCCTGTAATTGTCATTGTTCTATCTTTCCACTGGTGAATCCAAACATTAAAACGGTTATAGTGTTCTCTATCCACGTTGTCGTTTGCAGTTCAAACCTGATCATAGGTCCTGCTCAGGTGCATTGATGTGGACAACTTTAGTCTTGTATGTCTCATGAGATTGCTTGATggtttgttcagattgaaggtCAGGGACATGGAGCAGTTTTCGACTGCAAATTCACTCCCGATGGGCAGCGCTTTGCCTGCACAGACTCCCATGGCCATTTGCTCATCTTTGGCTTTGGCAGTTCTAAGCCCTACGACAAGGTACCAACAGCATTggttatatattgtatattagtGTTACCAATTCATGAAAATGACATGGTGTAAATAAAATGGTTGTCTAAATTTGGGACTACATTTCCTTTGTGACAACCAGCTTCCAGACCAGGTCTTCTTCCACACGGACTACAGGCCGTTAATACGGGACACCAACGGCTACGTGCTAGACGAGCAGACGCAGCAGGCGCCACATCTCATGCCCCCTCCCTTCTTGGTGGATGTGGATGGGAACCCCCATCCTCCAAGGTCCATATCACAGACTTTTGTCTTTAACTAGAAGTCCAGATCCCTATATCTAAGGCTCTCATTtgcagtcagggttggggtgaatcacatttttcatttacaattacattttcaattttccATGCCCAATTACAATGTAAATGCGATTTCAGTGGCCagcatttttttacaattactattaaattgcaattatttttcatccttagaaagtcaattacaattatgttctcaattactaaagtttaattacaattaatgagcctgaaataaataacctcataaaagtTAACCACCttcttgttagctttctgttagcatctcttatgatattggctcataaatcagctgtaaaaaccactaaaaacaaatatgtatctaatttttttcttatctattggttatcGTGttgggcttcctaatcaatgaaaatatagattttaaaatttttggtgtgggcgtctgagccttttttgtgtcgttataccccttgatttaattttttttttggtacaatgtgggaaagcttgatatgaaacatattttgataattgttaactacgtaatgtgtagaactgtaacgtggttccccagttttgcatgtTAATCTTTTATACTATAAAATTGatatttatagaattttcatggcaattacaattcagttatctaaactcaataacaatttcattacgacagcaacagatttttaaaattacaattatgacataattgtaattaatcatcaattacaattttacccCAACTCTGGTTGCTGATAATTTGTTTGGATACAGACTTTCTCATTGAGCTTTATTTCAGCTTTTAAGCTTTCTAAATACTACCAATCTATTGgctaaattgtattttatttataaagaaaactaaaacTTAAATGCTCAGTCTGTACTTCAACATTTTTCTGACCTTCAGGTACCAGCGTTTGGTCCCCGGGCGGGAAAACATTGCTGCTGAACATCTGGTTCCTCAACTGGGATATGTAGCAACCAGTGAGTGTTTATTGTGACCATTTTAACCTcaacaaaaaggaaaatgttGATGTTAATATAGATATTGCTAAAGTGctgtttattttgtataattagTTGAATGTAAGTGTTGAAACTCTGTCTGAAAAGCTCCTCTAATGGTTGTAATCTTTCTGTTTTGATCCTCAGGTGATGGTGAGGTGGTGGAGCAAGTTATCAGTCAGCAAACTGCAGAACTGGAAGAGCCGTCAGTGAGTCGCAACAGCCTTTTGGACGTTGCCATCCGCAATCTTCAGGAGCAGCAGGATCTTCGTAATCCGGCGGGATTGTTGGCAGAAGGCCAACCAGTGCTGCCCCCGCCTCCAGCTCCAAGCACCCCACGCAGAGGTTTGTCCCCTGTCCCACACTGCCAGCCTTTGCTTACTCACTCGCAGTGatgtcatgttttctctttgacTTCAGTTTCTGTGAACGATCGAGCGGATGTGCAGTCGCCTCCTAACGTGGGTCTGCGCCGCAGCGGACAAGTGGAGGGCGTTCGGCAGATGCACCAGAATGCTCCGCGCAGCCAGATGGCGACAGAAAGAGACCTGCAGGCCTGGCGGAGGAGGGTCGTGGTACCTGAACTGGCGCAGAGCGGCTACAGGTGGGACAACCATTCTAATTGTTTTTTGTACAGAGTTAAAACTATTCTAATTTTTTCTGATCGTGAATAATatatagacttttttttagaactaaAGTAACCAGagatggggtcaattacatttttaaattacaattacgtcttcacttatccatgttcaattacaactcaattacgattacattgaccagcattttttccagttacttattattttccccctaaaatcaattacaattaggctctcaattactgagccttaaaAAGCCCATCAAAatataaccttcctcttgtgttagctttctgttagcatctcttatgataacgggtcagttttgaccaatgtcttaaatcagatgtaaaatacactaataatattatctatcatctaattcatgggtgcccaatcctggtcctcaagagcccctaTCCAGCTTGTTTTAGATgcttccctcttccaacacacctgatttaaatgaccaggatcgttatcaggcctctgcagagcttgatggtgagttaatcattttaatcaggtgtgttggaacagggaaacatctaaaacatgtaatttgttttttttttatctcttggttaccttgttaggcttccttattcatgaaaatattggtatgaatatttttgatgtgggcgtcagagccttttttctgtcagtatactcctagattttaactttttttaaatggtaaaatgatcctcaagagaactaatGGGTAAACTtgaaatgaaacacattttaataatggtTTACTACATAGGtctatgtgtaaaccatagaactataacacgGTTCTCCAGTTTTgagtttaattacattgtaaatgacagtttttattacaaagtcaatattatctgaactaaattacaacagcaacgTATTTTTTCAACTACagtttcaattataattaggttataattgtaattaattagaattatatttgaccccaaccctgaaagtaacatttattgcatatgccagtggttcccaacattttttgggtcgtgaTGAGATTTTTGTACCACAAATTTTTGGTGACCCCAAATGTGTATCAAATACATAATAGCCAGTATCAGTGCACAAATTAACTGTACAAGTGAAGTTGTAAAGTTCTAATATGTATAACAACTTATGGAGTGTAAAGCAGTCACGAAACTGACATTCGTGAGATAACTTTTCTTCACACACACTTGATGGTTTGTAAGTTGATATTGATGTTTTGGTGCTGCTTTCTATTAGCTGATCAATTATGGCCTTTTCAGGGATCAGGAAGACATCCGGATAGccagaggagaggaggagatcATTTTGTACAACACAAAGAAGAGGCGCATTATCTACAGCAGCTGTCGAGTAGGTTTTTCTGATTCTCTGCTGGGAGGGAATGGTTTCAACTGAGTAAATGTGCACAGTCGTTTTATATTAAAGAATAAACGGCTGCATGATGTTTAACTCTTTTTATAATCAATATTAGCGCATAGTTTGGCCCTCATTTGTGTGGCTTcatagctgctgttgtagtaaTTATTTGCACGTGAGTCGACTCTGTCCCATCTGTTCCTACAGGATGATTCAGACGATGAACCTTTGACAACAAAACGAACGCACACACGCAACGAAACACTGGAATTCCTGGACTTGTCCTGTGAAGAGGGAGAGGAGACGGCAAGCTCAGAGGTATGTATGGCATTGTTGTACTTTATATTTAGCTCTGACTGGTTGAAGTGGTGTGTAATAATTATTTCTcaataattgtacaaaaaaaagcagGAGAATGAGTTGGATGGAAGTGAACTGGATTTGTCCAACGAGGAAGAGGAGTGGCATTCTGACAGCTCAAGGTAAGAGGCTGCATCACAGAGAGTCATCCTTGAAATTATTTTGGGCTCGTTTGGTCGTGGAAAAAAAATACGTTTTTAAAGTATATTGTAAAGTTTTAACTTTTGGACACAACACTGTGGGATCTATGATCTCCATTCCCTGTTAtcactttaaaccctttaatGAGGAGCATGACTGAACGAAAGTTCCTTCACAATCCTTTCATTTGGTTGATAAGATTCTAAGTGATAATGTCTTGTGATTGGGCAGTCATTCCTCCAGTGAGTACTCTGATTGGACGGCGGATGCTGGAATCAACCTCCAGCCCTCCACCCCATTGTCATCACGAAAGCGCGTTAGGCGTCAAATCAGCAGCtcagaagaggaagaggaggaggaagaaaatgaagaagaggagaaaaCGCAGCCGAGCGACGAAGAGGAAAAACCTGTGAAGAAAAGCAAAGAGAAGACCAAGAAAAGCAAGAACAAATCACCCAGGGTGAGTTCACCTCTAGGTTTAGGGGCGTCGTAATTGGTTATCATGtcatgtttgttattttatgtttaacaTCGTATACGTCTAACCAGCGTCCAAAGCCGAGGCCGCCCATTAACAGGGAAGTGTCCAATGAGTTCAGACCGTCATTTTGGATCACTGACGTCATGCCTAGAAAGTCTCCATTTGTTCCCCAAATGGGTGATGAGGTATGTGTCTACATTAGTGTCTTCTAATATCTTACCTTCCACTGTAAAGTCCTCAAATACAAGGATTTATTTTACCTTATTACTTCAAGTTATTTTACCTGCTCGTATGAAGTTTCATATCCAATTGTATTTTGCTGCAATGGCCATAACGGTCACGATATTACACACTAAATCCAAAGTGGGTAAAAGTAAATGGTCTTtacttagaaaaaaaacaaagaatgtcTATAATTGGTTCAAAATAGGACTGTGAAGAATTGGCTGCTGCCCCCTGCTTAGACTCAAATATATTACAGGGGGAATAATATCTGTCAAAAAGTAAATATTGGCAGTCCAAACGATTTACAGATTAATAATTCTGAAAGAGtcataatattaatgcattagGATAGGCAAGGgcaattcttttatttattttttaaaatgtattttctaatCACCATTTTACCTCCTCTACACTTTTAGGTGATCTACTTCCGACAGGGTCATGAGGCCTATGTGGAAGCTGTTACTCGCTGTAAACTGTATCCCATCAACTTGGAAAAACAGCCCTGGAACAAAATGGAGCTACGGGTAAGACTAAAGCCGATCATTAACTATGACGTAACCACAGGGTTGCTACAGGTTTTATTGGAAGACTTCTAATCACTTTGTTATCCTTTGAAGAGTTTTGATTTACACAAAATTGCCTTAAAATAGCATCTCAGCTCTTAACGCTGATGCAGCAGCTCTACGTGAAGTAAGCTAGTATGAGGATGGATGAATAAACAGGATTTAATGCTAattaatttttctgttttaggaCCAAGAGTTTGTGAAGATCACTGGCATCAAATATGAAGTATGTCCTCCAACCCTGTGCTGCCTAAAGCTCACTCTAATTGACCACGGCTCGGGCAAAATCACAGACAAGTCCTTTTCTGTCAAGTAAGTTTCATGACGCTCattggtgtgttttttgttttgtttctttttgttaaaGCGTTCCTGTTTCTTTCCTGCAGATATCACGACATGCCAGATGTGATTGACTTCCTAGTATTGAGACAAAATTATGATGAGGCACTTCGTAGAAACTGGCAACCAAGTAAGGAAATTTTACTATTATTGCTCATtcatttgtaattaaaataaaaattgatcacCTGTGCTTTCTTAGAAGGATGGCTGCcatttttcttcattgtttgtgtttatttgttgcaGGCGACAGGTTTCGCTCTATGATTGATGATGCCTGGTGGTTTGGGACTATTCTCTGTCAGGAGCCCTATCAGCACGAATCCAGACAGTCTGTTTCAGTGTTTGAAAGTCAGGTGAGTTAAACATGTGCAGTGATATCACATGTTCTTTTTGAAATCAATATTTTCTCAATAAAGATGAATCCTAATGCTTTTGCTTTCAGaatgaaaagtgaaaaattttgatatttttattttttgctgtgcataagtaaacaataataaacccAAAGTTATTGTGACACCGTTTGTCTTTTGTGAAACtgcaaattatataaaaattatGGATTTTCTTAATTATTGagaatttttttgtttcaaacaattttttaaagtgttttctatatgtaaaaacacgctatgtTGTCGGTGATAATGAAGTTATGAATTCACATAATATTTTAGACTAAACGTTTTACATAGCTGAAGGAAATTCTAATTTCTAAAGATTTTTTTGCCCTGCATTTTTTTGTTAGAATAATAGATGGTGGGCATTCTTGATTCCTGTCTGTTCAGTTGATTTCaaggagtctttttttttctttccccccAGGTGGGACAACGGTTGAAACTGACGAAAGTGAGGCTCCTTGGGACGTGGAGCTTATTCCAGAGAACGGTAATCCAAAGCTTTTGGCTTTGTTTGACAATTTGAAAACGTTAAACATGCTTACAACGTTTCTTCATGCAGCCGAGCAGCCCGAAAGAGATGGATCTGAGTCACTGTAACAGCAGATGAGATGAAGGATCTGATGTACAAACCTCTGCAGGGCGAGTGGGGCGAGAGGAGCCGCGATTGAAGAGTGCGAACGTATCATCGCTGGCATCAACCATCTCATCACCATCGGTGTGTAAACACCTGTATTTACActtctttgaaaaaaacaacttgcatCTTTATTGTTTGATATCCGTTCAAACATCACATATTATATCCTCATATAAACGCTTATATGAATACTTGCAGATGtccaaagaaaactaaaatcatTTAGAGAATAATGTTGCCAAGCATCAAGTCGCCTCTTTACTAGATAGTGGCAgatatctggatcaatgatcctgatcatggtgccatgatcattcacactttaaagccttggaagaaatttctaccCACATTAATAACAAATTGGTAGGTCTAAGCATATGACGATTAAATACGCAATCCAGTCTAATCCGAATGAAACTCTGAGAGGTAATAAAGGAAACCAATCTGACATAATCgagtgaaataaaaaattaaaaaaaatgggttgATTTCACCCGAgatattcatttttgaaaatttcactAAATAATGAGAGGAAGGAATTGTTTGATTTTCAAACTGATTTAGAATAGGCATATTGAGCCatatcccctccaaaatgtaattggAATGTTCCATGGCGTATGGTCTATATCTTAGattaaaatgtttctaaatCTGTTCAGTTCTTTTTAGTCCATCCtgcaaacagataaataaacgCTTTCAAAACGTTTGATGACACGCTTTGCCTGATGAATCGTGAGCTGTTTAAAATGTAGTAGACTACAAGTGTTGTCAGATGATGATGTTCACTCCAAAGTTTCTTTCATGAATGGTTGACTCTTGGAACTGGCGAGGCTGAGCTGCTAAACTAAACCCATCTGTCCTCTATGATTTGTGCTCCAGAGATCGCCCGCTCCCTTACTCTGGTCCTGTAGACTTGGTCCAGTATCCCACCTACTGCACCGTCATTGCCTATCCCCCTGATCTGGGCACCATCAGTGTGCGACTCTATGAACAGATTCTATAGGTATATATCTTTGTTTGATATTAATTGCTAATATCCCCTGAAGGCCTCACCCTGATCCCAAAAAATCCAACCTTTCTAGTTCAACAGCTGTTCTGTTTGATTTCCTAAATGTTTGTTCACAGACGCCTCTCAGCGTTAGTTTGGGATGTCCGTTACATCGCCCATAACGCCCGCACCTTTAATGAGCCCAGAAGCAAGATTGCCCACTCAGCAAAAATGATCACAAACGTTCTCCAAAGATTTGTTAAGTATGTGTCACTACTTTTCTTGTAGCAACTTAATGAATCAAATATTCAtgcacatactttttttttgcctttccaGTGATCCCAGTTGCACAGATATCATGGAGATTTATAATGCAGTGGaagaaatgatgatgatgatgagatgaGGTCAGAGTCAGTTTGCAAGTCTTTGGTTACGTTTTTCAACCTGTTTCAATCATGTCTAACAGACGCTACTATTTGGGCTTTGTTTTCTGCAAACAGGAAGAAGATCCAGAAGCACCAGGAACATCAAGTGGACACAGACTGCGTCAGGTAATGGAAAGAAAACATACTGTATTAAAGTTCAGCAAAATTATAAACTGACTCTAAAAAGAATGATTTAGGTGCAAAGATATGAACGTTTATTTGCACATGTAACGGTCTGCTTAATGCTTTCTACGCAGCGCTCTGTTGATGTGGTGCCAGACAGAGATGCCTGGAAGGAACAGTGCAAGTCTCTGCTCAACTACATATTTGAGTGTGAAGACTCGGAGCCTTTCAGGCTGCCAGTGAATCCTCAAAATTATCCAGTAAGTCCAAACAGCTCCGATCATTTGTCAGTGACGAAACGTTAAGCATGTTGATTTTCAAGTCTTGTTTTCCAgtcatatttttattaattatagaGGTATTTTAGAGAACACATCATGTTCTGAAAATTTCACAATCCCACAACCTCCCACCCTTTATTCTCCACATATCAATAGGAAGGGTAcaatcaattaataaaccaaaGAAAGATACATGGATAATACATACACAAAGGCATTTGGAtatgcactaaaaacaaaacaaagttgtACAATATGTTCTCTCGTGTAACATAAGACGACAGGCTCATTCGACCACATTATGGCGTGCAACACTTCCATGTTTCGGGCAATACACTTAATTGCAGCTATCAAAGCCATTTTTTAACAAATCTGATATTATATCCAGAACTCAAAGGTAAACATAGATTTATCTCCCATTGACACTAACCTTGGATTTAAAGAAAACACAGAACCAATTACTTTCCCAAtcctatttttaacagttttctaaggctgtagtcaaccaaggaaatggttggtcgaccaagactatggcacacgtagcgattagtcgaccaaaaaaaaaaaaaaaaggagaatgaatgagcaggtgcagaggacgatgatttgcttttaaacacagaccttttatgatattaatcttattcaagctttgaccagaacttGACAAAgctaaagtgaaacctacaggtccaaCAGAAATTAGGTTTTTATATCAGTGCCCGACCTGAAACCGATAATTAAAACCtgattttttcctcatacaaatgacatatttacgtttgttttagtggtaagcctgcttttattaagaaacaactgttaatgtcaacatcaggtCAGCGCTCggggaaacaaacgcacgtcaaaTGCAGCTGCGCAGTGGGTCCACTGCACCAGAGACTGCAGTGGATCTATTTgcataatccacgtatcaaatataaggataatccatgttcttgtgcagaaaaaggatgatttaacagtagggatgtaacgattcactccaactccgatacgattcgattcacgatactgggttcacgatacgattctctcacgattttttcatttacaaaatgggactgtagacaaatttttttttgggaaaaaattagaaaatactgtattatttttccttttatttttcattgtcaaaagaattccttgataaactattcaaaacaatgcaatttaactaaaaataaatcttgaattcaataaataaaggaataatacaaatgaaattgaagcctattaatttaaattctggttctataataaacaatgcaaaactgcacaataggttttcttttaaaagtgcaactgaaaatgtattttgtgccttaacaattggacttaaaaaaaaaaaaaaaaaaaaaaaaaagtcattgcactgatttacgtcatatttgtttggaccagcagagggcgctggtaacacaggggtcggttggcatgcagatattcgagcagtgaagaagagaagctatgctagcagacagagctaatagaaaaacgtgacttttgcagatattcaagtaatatttcAGATATCTTTCGGTGCTAAatgggtaatgaatcatttattaacatatttaagagtagaaaggcggccagaaagaaaatagtaccagattccgcccgtcatgtccgcttctggaaggattaatatatagcgccctctgctgtttaaaaaagtactgcgattcaattgtcagaaaatcggtatcaaaccgtgatacctatgaatcgatttttaactgccttacgattaatcggtACATCCCtatttaacagtggatgcttgtgcttcaagcctgtcttaatttgttccCCCTCTGCTTTGATCTGCTCTGAGGACAGAGCACTGCGCTGACAACTGAACCCATAAAAGtccattgcattttttttttccagtattgaaactgaaaatcttggtcgaccacgactgcatcgactaaacgaccaaagttggcaaCACTACAGTTTTCTAAAACTTATTTAAATGGTAGCATGACCAAAACAATGAACAAGAGACCCAATCTCTGATTTGCATCTAGGGCATAGAGCTGAGGATTCAGGATTCATTTTTGCAAATgtgcgtctttttttttttttttgtgtgtatttgtgtgcagGACTACCATGACATCATTGATACGCCAATGGACTTTGGCACAGTGAAAAAGACCCTTGAGGACGAGCACTATGATAACCCAATAGAGCTTTGCAAAGACACGCGGCTGATATTTGCCAACGCTAAAGCCTACACGCCAATAAACGCTCTAAGGTATGAGTAATTAACCCTCTTATGTtctttaactttgtttttgggCTCATGTCATTCAAATGTTTTTCTAAATTCTGTTTTTCTCTATTGTAGATCTACAGCATGACTCTGCGGCTCTCCGCCTTTTTTGAGGAGCAGATTCGAACAATCATATCAGAGTACAAAACCGCTGTCAAAAGCAACGACAGGCTCCGCCGCAGTCAGAGGTTTCGTAAGAAAATGCAGCCACAGGATCAGTCAACTGCCACATCCAGGTTTGTTTGTCTCACCTGTTCACAACTGACATTTCAGACTGTCTGACTCTAGTGTTTTCATGTTGTGACTGGCTTCTTTTCTAATGGCTAATTAAGCAAAACCAAAGCTTAAACAGTGCCCGTGTGTAAAGGCTCACACCCTTTCTCCTCTCATCGTTACGCTTTAGCaaaattgtttttcttcttcttcttaagtCAAAAAAAGAATGCAGTCAAAACTCAGGAAAAAATGGAGTCGGCATCAGCGAACAAATCTACCTCAGCCAAAGTGTCTGTTCCCGAGAGAGCCAGGAGGAGTCGGAGCAGCTCAGGTCACAGCTCGTCAGAGAACGACTCGGGCTCCAAAGCAGCTTCGTCAACATCAGGTATATTTCCTTTGTATGATTATACATGAACACATTTGACTTAAAATGCAGCGACTGTAACGTTCCAGTACACTTACTGGAGAATAGACAGCAATTTTGAATACTAGCATTTTTCCTGCCCTGAATTCAGATTCTGATGGTGAGTCTGAGGAGAAACATTCAAGCTCTTCCAAGGCATAATCAGCGCAGACAGAAGGCACGAGTTACCAGAAGCAACCGCCCCAAAGCAAAGGAAGAGAGGTCagggaaaatacaaacaatacgATAATAAATGGCAATATAAAAGCCCGCCGTCTTTTATTCATAAGAAGTATTTATAAATACCTCTTTGATCTTAGTTGCCGATAGTGACAGTGATGAAGATATTGACAGTGAAGCTGAAGAGGAAGAAGATGGAGCTTTGCTCCACTCAGTCCTCAGATCGTATTTATCCCAGCAGGAGCACACGGCTGACGAGAAGCATCGCTTCACGGTAACATGCCTCATTGGCTGCTGTTACAGTCGGGTGACCATATTTGAATTTTGAAAAAGGGGACACGTGGGTGGACCTCTGCATACTTCAAGTCTGCCCTTGAAAAAATCTCAtataccttcttaaaatctctcaatcagtATATCAATTAGGAACATCTCCtagaaataggaaaaaaaaacataacagcaAATGATCATTAATATACACCTCACTAAATAACTTTGAAAATTTGCTTCACATGGTCCCATGCTGACTCTGAGTTTTATTCTGTCTGTCGTCTGTGGAGACGGAATTGTACCGTAACCTCCTACATTCTATGTTTCTCCCGATGGCTCTATCGTTTTCAAGCCCATCCCCGatcctccatggaggttttgtCATCCAAGAGGATCTTCCTGctgatattttttcattaaatccaccagtatttttgtctctttgaattcattttggactttagtctctctcttctctctaaCCTGTGTCTgacgattttgtcaaaacaaagcagcatttaTATAATGGCTCTGTCACGCGTGAGTAAAAATTATCGCAATTACATTATATTGGCTTGTAAAGATTAGCTTTAAGAAACTGCTGGAATTTTTCCGataaagcaaatattagcagagtttcAATTAACGTGTTCCCCTAGAGgtgttcagggtccctgggaaacccggacaTTTTGATAAGTTTGTAAAATCC is a window of Gouania willdenowi chromosome 13, fGouWil2.1, whole genome shotgun sequence DNA encoding:
- the brwd1 gene encoding LOW QUALITY PROTEIN: PH-interacting protein (The sequence of the model RefSeq protein was modified relative to this genomic sequence to represent the inferred CDS: inserted 6 bases in 5 codons; deleted 10 bases in 9 codons; substituted 1 base at 1 genomic stop codon), which gives rise to MAINRNLSLLESELYYLISRFLTTGPCRRAAEVLASELEEYQLLPGRLDWQGNKHPRTYEDVVAANRHVAPDHLLQICKQIGPLLDQELPSCVPGVHSLLGSGKQSMLRTAKERDSVRFKTTSYAALHRGRPPERPLNCKQPPQLVKVHCGRELTGVQCFSSINPISNYERMRLHXRILGHLSAVYCIAFDRTGLRIFTGSDDCLVKIWSSFDGRLHSTLRGHSAEITDLAVNYENTLIAAGSCDKTIRVWCLRTCAPXAVLQGHSGSITSLQFSPFAKGSKRFMLSTGTDATVCFWQWDANNINNFSDRPHKFTERPRPGVQTVCSSFSPGGLFLATGSTDDVIRIYYLGSGSPRKVSELHEHTDKVDSIQFCHSGERFVSGSRDGTARIWKLHLRQQWRCILLNMSATHPGAETVSEDESYFKPKVTMVAWDRHDNTVITAVNNHLLKVWNSYTGQLLHILKGHEAEVFVLEPHPFDPRIILSAGHDGNVFIWDLLRGANTQHYFNMIEGQGHGAVFDCKFTPDGQRFACTDSHGHLLIFGFGSSKPYDKLPDQVFFHTDYRPLIRDTNGYVLDEQTQQAPHLMPPPFLVDVDGNPHPPRYQRLVPGRENIAAEHLVPQLGYVATSDGEVVEQVISQQTAELEEPSVSRNSLLDVAIRNLQEQQDLRNPAGLLAEGQPVLPPPPAPSTPRRVSVNDRADVQSPPNVGLRRSGQVEGVRQMHQNAPRSQMATERDLQAWRRRVVVPELAQSGYRDQEDIRIARGEEEIILYNTKKRRIIYSSCRDDSDDEPLTTKRTHTRNETLEFLDLSCEEGEETASSEQENELDGSELDLSNEEEEWHSDSSSHSSSEYSDWTADAGINLQPSTPLSSRKRVRRQISSSEEEEEEEENEEEEKTQPSDEEEKPVKKSKEKTKKSKNKSPRRPKPRPPINREVSNEFRPSFWITDVMPRKSPFVPQMGDEVIYFRQGHEAYVEAVTRCKLYPINLEKQPWNKMELRDQEFVKITGIKYEVCPPTLCCLKLTLIDHGSGKITDKSFSVKYHDMPDVIDFLVLRQNYDEALRRNWQPSDRFRSMIDDAWWFGTILCQEPYQHEXPDSLFQCLKVRWDNGETDESEAPWDVELIPENAEQPERDGSXVTVTADEMKDLMYKPLQGEWGERSRDEECERIIAGINHLITIDRPLPYSGPVDLVQYPTYCTVIAYPPDLGTISVRLMNRFYRRLSALVWDVRYIAHNARTFNEPRSKIAHSAKMITNVLQRFVNDPSCTDIMEIYNAVEEMMMMMRXEDPEAPGTSSGHRLRQRSVDVVPDRDAWKEQCKSLLNYIFECEDSEPFRLPVNPQNYPDYHDIIDTPMDFGTVKKTLEDEHYDNPIELCKDTRLIFANAKAYTPXKRSKIYSMTLRLSAFFEEQIRTIISEYKTAVKSNDRLRRSQRFRKKMQPQDQSTATSSQKKNAVKTQEKMESASANKSTSAKVSVPERARRSRSSSGHSSSENDSGSKAASSTSDSDGESEEKHSALPRHNQRRQKARVTRSNRPKAKEESDSDEDIDSEAEEEEDGALSTQSSDRIYPSRSTRLTRSIASRNRKKKHNNGRAEMNGHSSRATRRERRHHMDSDGAPSHGSDREEQGGGRRSLKRKTARAAVNRMKLLEALEEDFEEDEGEARPTRSRSRPPSSTRACKRTAVIQSSSDSEQESSSSGESQEEEEDGEKNKSESSSSEKKQIWTLEAHQEDLKDDDVSRVNGHKPESNSEQEEVQRRTQPRKRRRGNGHMCQRNPQENDYNNSDGSASDSSEIGYKPKRKTRRKHSTGSSDEESDNSDSTSHRRLNLRVLPKKKYISDNSLSEEESASANTGRRKNGHERATESREARYNTRTSPRSSPNKARSRLSSKRKRIYTSESEDDKKHRKKKSRSNKEVEHRSGSTKLSKRELKRKDNESDEKEEEEEEEEDVGHSRRSKKTVKQPNHKGKQSYHNNKHSSDSESEPLSPASEKSSSGSHSSPKRSSRSGIGERAASRQLRQRRQILVSEEEEYSDETYGKPQRKTRVNTRYEGSGRGKLPGQ